A region from the uncultured Draconibacterium sp. genome encodes:
- a CDS encoding TAT-variant-translocated molybdopterin oxidoreductase, with translation MTKYWRSLEELNNPAEFKKNEIKLELDAKRAVLKKASGASRRDFLKTFGFSVAAAAVVASCKRPVDKAIPYLVKPEEVSPGMANYYASTYFEANEYCSVLVKVRDGRPIKIEGNDLSPVSQKGTSARVQASVLDLYDDARFKTPLKRGEATNWEEADSYISKKLSQLNADSKKVVLLTSTIISPSTKKVIANFQEKFPNVEWVKYDAVSASGMLQANQQSFGLVLIPDYRFERAKVIASFGADFLGTWLSSTEYTKAYAAGRRVLNKGDVMSRHYQFESGMTLTGSNADVRVPVKPSEEKTILTALYYQLLQAKGSMTITAPGSPVDIKGLAEDLLANEGKSLVISGSNDTDIQLIVNAINNLLGNYGSTILWEKPLLSHQAIDADFEQLLAGLKSKAVAGLLCWGVNPVYNHPKGEEIKALIQGAELSVSFADRKDETTAACHWVCPAPHYLEAWNDAEPKAGSFSLAQPAISKLFDSRQVQESLLKWAGDEAPNYYEYLKANWKENFTGLQSKYADSRLFWNDALQKGIFETETSSETEVYSEIGLENALQPESIESQSLEIVFYQSVGLKDGTAANNPWLQELPDPVAKISWDNFAAVPVKWAEENGVQNESVITINGMEMPVFVQPGQAPETISVALGYGRKIAGKVGDGVGKNMFALTPFKNGAKQLWLSGADVQTTEKTYELALSQTHHSMEGRPIVRETNFDKWQIDPASGNEIREEHKKHHVSLYPEQEFKGHHWAMAVDLSSCIGCGNCSISCQAENNVQVIGKEQVRNRRIMHWIRVDRYFSNDAENPDVYHQPVMCQHCDNAPCENVCPVSATPHSDEGLNQMAYNRCVGTKYCVNNCPYKVRRFNWFQYVNNDAFDYASNSDLGRMVLNPDVTVRSRGVVEKCSFCVQRIQEKKAEAKVAGRKLQDGEIQPACVQSCPADALVFGDLNDPNSKINKLFKNERNYHLLEELHTLPSVGYLTKVRNKKA, from the coding sequence ATGACAAAATATTGGAGAAGTTTAGAGGAGTTAAACAATCCGGCAGAGTTTAAAAAGAATGAAATTAAACTGGAACTGGATGCTAAACGTGCAGTATTAAAAAAAGCCTCCGGCGCATCGCGTCGCGATTTTCTGAAGACCTTTGGATTTAGTGTTGCTGCGGCTGCGGTTGTTGCAAGCTGCAAACGCCCGGTTGATAAAGCCATACCTTACCTGGTTAAACCCGAAGAAGTTTCGCCGGGAATGGCCAACTATTATGCCTCTACCTATTTTGAGGCCAACGAATATTGCAGCGTTTTGGTTAAAGTGCGCGATGGCCGCCCCATAAAAATTGAAGGTAACGACCTCTCGCCCGTATCACAAAAAGGAACTTCGGCACGTGTACAAGCCTCTGTACTCGATCTGTACGATGATGCCCGTTTTAAAACACCCCTAAAAAGAGGTGAAGCCACCAATTGGGAAGAGGCCGATAGCTACATCTCAAAAAAATTAAGCCAATTAAATGCCGACAGCAAAAAAGTTGTACTGCTGACATCAACTATAATTTCTCCATCAACAAAAAAAGTAATCGCAAACTTTCAGGAAAAATTTCCGAATGTTGAATGGGTAAAATACGATGCCGTTTCGGCCAGTGGAATGTTGCAGGCCAACCAACAAAGTTTTGGCTTGGTCTTAATTCCTGATTACCGTTTTGAGCGGGCAAAAGTAATTGCCAGCTTTGGCGCCGATTTTTTGGGCACCTGGCTATCGTCAACCGAATATACCAAAGCCTATGCCGCCGGAAGAAGGGTGTTGAATAAAGGTGATGTAATGAGCAGGCATTACCAGTTTGAATCAGGGATGACACTTACGGGCTCAAATGCCGATGTGCGTGTGCCTGTAAAACCATCCGAAGAAAAAACCATTTTAACCGCCCTTTACTATCAGCTTCTGCAGGCAAAAGGATCGATGACCATTACTGCCCCCGGAAGCCCTGTTGATATAAAAGGATTAGCGGAAGACTTGCTTGCAAACGAAGGAAAATCGCTGGTAATTTCCGGCTCTAACGACACCGATATTCAACTGATAGTAAATGCCATAAACAATCTTTTAGGCAACTACGGATCTACAATTTTATGGGAGAAGCCCCTGCTAAGCCACCAGGCCATTGACGCCGATTTTGAGCAGCTACTTGCCGGTTTAAAAAGTAAAGCAGTTGCAGGCCTGCTCTGTTGGGGGGTTAATCCGGTATACAACCATCCGAAAGGAGAAGAAATAAAAGCATTGATTCAAGGTGCTGAACTCTCGGTATCGTTTGCCGACAGAAAAGATGAAACAACAGCAGCCTGCCATTGGGTTTGTCCTGCACCGCATTACCTTGAAGCCTGGAACGATGCGGAGCCAAAAGCAGGTTCTTTTAGCCTGGCACAACCTGCCATTTCGAAACTTTTTGACAGCCGTCAGGTACAGGAAAGCCTTCTGAAATGGGCAGGAGATGAGGCGCCCAATTATTACGAATATTTAAAAGCCAACTGGAAAGAGAACTTTACCGGGCTACAATCAAAATATGCCGACTCCCGCTTATTCTGGAATGATGCCCTGCAAAAAGGAATATTTGAAACCGAAACAAGTTCGGAGACTGAAGTTTATAGCGAAATTGGATTAGAAAATGCCTTACAACCTGAGAGTATAGAATCGCAGAGTTTGGAAATTGTTTTTTACCAGAGCGTGGGATTAAAAGACGGAACTGCTGCTAACAATCCGTGGTTGCAGGAATTACCCGACCCCGTTGCCAAAATCAGTTGGGATAATTTTGCTGCTGTTCCGGTAAAATGGGCTGAAGAAAATGGCGTTCAGAACGAATCGGTAATTACGATAAATGGCATGGAAATGCCTGTTTTTGTTCAGCCCGGACAAGCTCCCGAAACTATCTCAGTGGCATTGGGTTATGGCCGCAAGATTGCCGGAAAAGTTGGCGATGGAGTGGGGAAAAATATGTTTGCCCTCACACCATTTAAAAATGGCGCTAAACAATTGTGGCTGAGCGGTGCCGATGTTCAAACTACTGAAAAAACATACGAATTGGCCTTGTCTCAAACACACCATTCAATGGAGGGGAGGCCAATTGTGCGCGAAACCAATTTCGACAAGTGGCAGATCGACCCGGCTTCGGGGAATGAAATTCGCGAAGAACACAAAAAACACCACGTTTCGCTCTATCCCGAGCAGGAATTTAAAGGGCACCACTGGGCAATGGCTGTAGATCTTTCGAGTTGCATTGGCTGTGGAAACTGTTCCATTTCGTGCCAGGCCGAAAACAATGTGCAGGTGATCGGAAAAGAACAAGTGCGCAACCGTCGGATTATGCATTGGATTCGTGTTGACCGTTATTTCTCGAATGATGCAGAAAACCCCGATGTGTATCATCAGCCCGTTATGTGCCAGCACTGCGACAATGCACCCTGCGAAAATGTTTGTCCCGTATCGGCAACACCACACAGTGATGAAGGACTAAACCAAATGGCCTACAACCGCTGCGTGGGTACTAAATATTGTGTAAACAACTGCCCATACAAAGTGCGGAGGTTTAACTGGTTTCAGTACGTAAATAACGATGCATTTGACTATGCCTCAAACAGCGACCTGGGACGCATGGTATTGAACCCCGATGTTACTGTTCGTTCGCGTGGTGTGGTTGAAAAATGCTCGTTCTGTGTACAACGCATCCAGGAGAAAAAGGCAGAAGCCAAAGTTGCCGGCAGAAAACTGCAGGACGGAGAGATTCAACCTGCATGTGTACAGTCGTGCCCGGCTGATGCACTGGTTTTTGGCGACCTAAACGATCCGAACAGCAAAATAAACAAGCTGTTTAAAAACGAACGCAATTATCATTTACTTGAAGAACTGCACACCCTGCCATCGGTAGGTTATTTAACCAAAGTAAGAAACAAAAAAGCATAA
- a CDS encoding cytochrome c3 family protein: MREHFFRGNSVKKIPFFVSLLAFVTCFSLSINTYADGLESVISDGHSHEDIKRGERFFKGLLPFERANASCVSCHNLKQVDTLNWNPSAMDIALKYVDKDFESFQSTILNPVGVKMEASHTSFNISEEDLRTVKIYLDDLVHTGVPTPKPTYYNLILFLFLGLIITWAIVELIFIRKIKLKFIPLILLLGAFGWQVKMIVTDAIRLGRQENYAPDQPIKFSHKVHAGDNGIDCLYCHTTAEHSKSAGIPATNLCMNCHVLIREGTNSGKFEIAKVVDAAENGKPIEWKRIHNLPDHVYFNHAVHVGSGKLDCMQCHGPVEEMDIMEQHSDLSMGWCVNCHRDTEVDFGNNGYYEHYVQLHEDLKSGAIDSVKAADIGANDCMRCHY; encoded by the coding sequence ATGAGAGAACATTTCTTTAGGGGAAACTCAGTAAAAAAGATACCGTTTTTCGTTTCCCTGCTCGCTTTTGTTACATGTTTTTCACTGTCAATTAACACTTATGCCGATGGGCTTGAATCAGTCATTTCCGACGGGCACTCGCATGAAGACATAAAACGTGGCGAACGTTTTTTTAAAGGTTTGTTGCCTTTCGAGCGTGCTAACGCCTCTTGTGTTAGTTGTCATAATTTAAAACAGGTCGACACCTTAAACTGGAATCCATCTGCCATGGATATTGCCTTAAAATATGTCGACAAAGATTTTGAAAGTTTTCAGTCCACCATTCTAAATCCGGTAGGAGTTAAAATGGAAGCTTCACACACAAGTTTCAATATTAGCGAGGAGGACTTGCGAACGGTAAAAATTTACCTCGACGATTTGGTACATACCGGTGTGCCAACACCCAAACCAACCTACTACAACCTTATTCTGTTCTTGTTTTTGGGTTTAATAATTACCTGGGCCATTGTTGAGCTTATTTTCATCAGAAAAATAAAACTTAAATTCATTCCACTGATTTTGCTGCTCGGGGCATTTGGCTGGCAGGTAAAAATGATTGTTACCGATGCGATTCGTCTGGGTCGTCAGGAAAATTATGCTCCGGATCAACCCATAAAATTCTCGCACAAAGTACATGCCGGCGACAACGGGATAGACTGCCTGTATTGCCATACTACTGCAGAGCACAGCAAATCGGCTGGCATTCCGGCAACCAATTTATGCATGAACTGCCATGTACTTATCAGGGAAGGAACAAACAGCGGAAAATTTGAAATAGCAAAAGTGGTTGACGCTGCCGAAAATGGGAAACCCATTGAATGGAAACGCATACACAACCTGCCCGACCATGTTTATTTTAACCACGCGGTACATGTTGGCTCGGGAAAACTTGACTGTATGCAATGCCACGGACCAGTTGAAGAAATGGATATTATGGAGCAACACAGCGACCTCTCTATGGGTTGGTGTGTAAACTGTCATCGCGATACCGAAGTAGACTTTGGCAACAACGGTTACTACGAGCATTATGTGCAATTACACGAAGACCTGAAATCGGGTGCTATCGACTCGGTAAAAGCAGCAGACATTGGCGCAAACGACTGTATGCGTTGTCATTATTAA
- a CDS encoding AI-2E family transporter has product MIQLKGWARNTLFIAGLLFIIFLLWYFSAIVSYILISVVLSFIGRPLIRWLIKLKYKRLKMPKGLAAFITLLSLWIVFISFFRFMIPLLISEVETLARIDFTLVLDSIEEPLLNLMHVFSKDAVAIESKNFLDIVTESLGAQIDFSQVSNWFGLVAGTIGELLIGFFSVSFITFFFLKDETMFRTFIILLVPTHLEKKVAHILDSISYLLRRYFIGLLFEVFMVMLLVTIGLTITGIEFNHAVVIGLFCGMFNVIPYLGPWMGAALGLLIGAALHIHLDFSNEVLPILGWMTLVFLSVQIIDNVLFQPLIYSSSVKAHPLEIFLVIMAAGSLAGIIGMILAIPVYTILRVIAKEFFENMKLVKKITEHLEKEKA; this is encoded by the coding sequence ATGATTCAACTAAAAGGCTGGGCACGCAACACACTCTTTATAGCCGGACTACTCTTTATCATTTTTTTACTGTGGTACTTTAGCGCCATCGTAAGCTATATTCTTATTTCAGTAGTACTTTCGTTTATAGGCCGTCCTTTAATCCGTTGGTTGATTAAACTAAAATACAAACGACTGAAAATGCCAAAAGGCCTGGCAGCGTTTATAACGCTGCTAAGCTTATGGATTGTTTTTATTTCGTTTTTTCGTTTTATGATTCCCTTGCTAATCAGCGAGGTAGAAACCCTGGCTCGTATTGATTTTACACTGGTGCTTGATTCTATTGAAGAGCCTTTGCTTAACCTGATGCACGTTTTTAGTAAAGATGCTGTTGCCATCGAATCAAAAAATTTCCTCGATATTGTTACCGAAAGCCTTGGTGCTCAAATCGATTTTTCACAGGTTTCCAACTGGTTTGGGCTTGTGGCAGGAACAATTGGCGAACTTTTAATCGGCTTCTTTTCGGTTTCATTCATCACTTTTTTCTTTCTGAAAGACGAAACCATGTTCCGCACTTTTATCATCCTTCTGGTACCTACTCACCTCGAAAAAAAGGTTGCCCACATTCTGGATTCAATTTCGTATTTGTTGCGGCGGTATTTTATCGGACTTCTATTTGAAGTATTTATGGTTATGCTGCTCGTTACCATAGGCCTTACCATTACGGGAATAGAGTTTAACCATGCCGTGGTAATTGGCCTGTTTTGCGGCATGTTTAACGTAATACCTTACCTTGGCCCGTGGATGGGAGCCGCTTTGGGCTTACTTATTGGGGCCGCATTACATATTCATCTCGACTTTAGCAACGAGGTACTGCCAATTCTGGGCTGGATGACCCTGGTTTTTCTATCGGTGCAAATCATAGACAATGTACTTTTTCAACCGCTCATCTATTCCAGCAGTGTAAAAGCCCACCCCCTCGAAATATTCCTGGTGATTATGGCTGCCGGAAGCCTGGCAGGCATTATTGGGATGATTCTGGCTATTCCGGTTTACACCATTCTTCGGGTTATTGCCAAGGAATTTTTTGAGAATATGAAACTGGTAAAAAAAATAACTGAACACCTTGAAAAAGAAAAGGCTTAA